The Streptomyces tendae DNA segment GCGGGCCAGCACGAACCAGCCGACCGGCACGGCGGCCGCGAACAGCCACCACTGGATCGCGTATGCGTAGTTCAGCGCCGCGTTCTCCTTGCCGGGGTCGCCGAGCTGCTGCGGGAGGCCGTTCCGCGGCTCGGGCGCGGTCTGCGCCACGTAACCGCCGAGCACGTCGGCATTCAGCCGCTCCGCCTCGCGCTCGCTGTTGATCAGCATGATCTGCCGGTCCGGCAGCCCTTCGAGCTCCTTGATGCCGCTGGCCTCGGTGGTCTCGTCCGGCATCAGCCGGCCCGTGATCGTGGTCTCACCGGCGGGCGGCGCGGGCACCTTCGGGAACGCGGTCTGGCTGGGCCCGTCGGAGGGGATCCAGCCGCGGTTGACCAGCAGCACCTTGCCGTCGTCCAGGACGAACGGGGTCAGGACGTGGAACCCGATCTCCTCGTCGGCGTTGGTGCGCCGGCGGACGACCACCTCGGCGTCCGTGTCGAAGCGGCCCGTGGCGGTCACCGTGCGGTACCGCTCGGGGCGGGTCACGGCGTGCCCCGGGGCCGCCAGCTCCTCCACCGGCACCGGATCGGCGGCCAGCGCGTCGGTGACCAGCTGGTTCCTGGCGGACCGCTCCTCGTAGCGGGTCATCTGCCATATGCCCAGCGCGATCATCGTGGGGACGAGGAGCAGGGCGACCAGGGTCAGGGTCACCCATTGCCGGGACAGCAGGAAGCGGTACACCCCACGACCGTACAACCCGGCCGTGAGGTGCTGTGCGGGGGGTACGCAGCCTCACACCCGGTCGACGATGCCCGCCCTCCCCTCCGCGCGGGCGCAGTGGGCGCCGCAGTACCAGTGACCGTCGGCCTCGACGCCCTGGCCGATGATCTGCACCCGGCAGTGCTCGCAGATCGGGGCCATGCGGTGGATCGCGCAGGAGAAGCAGTCGAAGACGTGCACCGCGCCCTGCGCGTGCACCTCGAAGGTCATTCCGTAACTGTTG contains these protein-coding regions:
- a CDS encoding SURF1 family cytochrome oxidase biogenesis protein, giving the protein MYRFLLSRQWVTLTLVALLLVPTMIALGIWQMTRYEERSARNQLVTDALAADPVPVEELAAPGHAVTRPERYRTVTATGRFDTDAEVVVRRRTNADEEIGFHVLTPFVLDDGKVLLVNRGWIPSDGPSQTAFPKVPAPPAGETTITGRLMPDETTEASGIKELEGLPDRQIMLINSEREAERLNADVLGGYVAQTAPEPRNGLPQQLGDPGKENAALNYAYAIQWWLFAAAVPVGWFVLARREARERAQKAEQGPDTESSDTPRPAAV